The following coding sequences lie in one Heyndrickxia oleronia genomic window:
- the ccsB gene encoding c-type cytochrome biogenesis protein CcsB, with translation MSELVKISSNLLYAAFILYLLGTFFFGGAIRQKKIHGNEEKPNRWGTIAVIVSIIGFIAQLGYFILRWIASGHAPVSNMFEFVTFFGMMLVAAFIVINFIYKTPVLGLFALPIALLVIAFASMFPGELNPLVPSLKSHWLYIHVTTVAAGEAILAISFAAGLIYLVKCIDQSKKSARTFLLELVMFSLIAVLGFVICSVIFKAGHYEATFNWVDKKGVEQTGLKYELPALIGPHEGELQTPDRFKPLFNVPGIVNAVKLNTVIWSLISGIIIYLLVRVIARKRIGALLKPLTKNLKLDFVDEISYRSVIIGFPVFTLGGLIFAMIWAQIAWSRPWGWDPKEVWALVTWLFYAAFLHLRLSKGWHGEKSAWLAVVGFAIIMFNLVAVNLVIAGLHSYASN, from the coding sequence TTGTCTGAATTAGTTAAGATTAGTAGTAATTTATTATATGCAGCTTTTATTCTATATTTATTAGGCACTTTTTTCTTCGGAGGAGCAATTAGGCAAAAAAAGATTCATGGGAATGAAGAAAAGCCGAATCGTTGGGGGACGATTGCAGTAATTGTCTCTATAATTGGCTTTATTGCTCAATTAGGTTACTTTATCCTTCGATGGATTGCATCTGGTCATGCACCAGTTAGTAATATGTTTGAATTTGTAACGTTCTTTGGTATGATGCTAGTAGCAGCATTTATTGTGATCAACTTTATTTATAAAACTCCAGTCCTTGGGTTGTTTGCATTACCAATTGCATTACTTGTTATAGCATTTGCAAGCATGTTCCCAGGAGAACTGAATCCATTAGTGCCATCATTAAAAAGCCATTGGTTATACATACATGTTACAACCGTTGCAGCAGGAGAGGCGATATTGGCCATTAGTTTTGCTGCAGGATTAATCTATTTAGTTAAATGCATTGATCAATCTAAAAAGTCTGCTCGAACATTTCTTTTAGAACTAGTAATGTTTTCGCTAATTGCAGTTTTAGGTTTTGTCATTTGTTCGGTTATTTTTAAAGCAGGTCATTATGAAGCCACATTTAATTGGGTGGATAAAAAAGGTGTTGAACAGACTGGATTGAAATATGAGCTACCAGCATTGATTGGACCTCATGAAGGTGAATTGCAAACACCGGATCGATTCAAACCACTATTTAATGTGCCTGGTATTGTAAATGCAGTGAAATTGAATACAGTTATTTGGTCACTTATTTCTGGTATTATTATTTACTTACTCGTAAGAGTCATTGCAAGAAAACGAATTGGCGCACTATTAAAGCCACTGACTAAAAATTTGAAATTAGATTTTGTTGATGAAATTAGCTACCGTTCAGTAATTATTGGTTTTCCTGTATTTACTTTAGGTGGTTTGATCTTTGCCATGATTTGGGCCCAGATTGCCTGGAGTCGTCCGTGGGGCTGGGATCCAAAAGAGGTATGGGCTCTTGTTACTTGGTTATTCTATGCAGCATTTTTACATTTACGTTTATCAAAAGGCTGGCATGGTGAAAAATCTGCATGGCTAGCAGTTGTTGGTTTTGCTATTATTATGTTTAATCTAGTAGCTGTTAACCTTGTAATAGCAGGTCTTCATTCATATGCATCCAATTAA
- a CDS encoding response regulator transcription factor, translating into MDFEARILVVDDEDRIRRLLRMYLERENYYIEEAGDGESALEMALTNDYDCILLDLMMPGKNGIDVCKELREKKATPVIMLTAKGEEANRVEGFEVGTDDYIVKPFSPREVVLRVKALLRRSSSTSFLNTDTKTKDMIVFPHLTIDNDAHRVSADGKEVNLTPKEYELLYFLAKSPDKVFDREHLLKEVWHYEFFGDLRTVDTHVKRLREKLNRVSEQAAKMIVTVWGVGYKFEVTTE; encoded by the coding sequence ATGGATTTTGAAGCAAGAATTTTAGTCGTAGATGATGAAGATAGAATTCGTAGATTATTGAGAATGTATCTTGAGAGAGAAAACTATTATATCGAAGAAGCAGGAGATGGTGAGTCAGCATTAGAAATGGCTTTAACTAATGATTATGATTGTATTCTGCTAGATTTGATGATGCCAGGTAAAAATGGGATAGATGTTTGTAAAGAACTACGTGAAAAAAAAGCTACTCCTGTCATAATGCTTACAGCAAAAGGGGAAGAAGCAAACCGTGTAGAAGGATTTGAAGTTGGTACAGATGATTATATTGTAAAACCATTCAGTCCTAGAGAAGTGGTTTTACGTGTAAAAGCTTTACTAAGAAGATCATCTTCTACAAGCTTTTTAAATACAGATACAAAAACGAAGGATATGATCGTTTTTCCTCATCTTACTATTGATAATGATGCACACCGAGTTAGTGCCGATGGTAAAGAAGTAAACTTAACTCCAAAGGAATATGAATTATTATATTTCCTCGCTAAATCACCAGATAAGGTATTTGATCGAGAGCACTTATTAAAAGAAGTTTGGCATTATGAATTTTTCGGTGATCTACGTACAGTCGATACACATGTAAAAAGACTTCGTGAAAAACTAAATCGTGTGTCAGAACAAGCGGCTAAGATGATTGTCACGGTTTGGGGTGTCGGATATAAATTTGAGGTTACCACGGAATGA
- a CDS encoding ATP-binding protein produces the protein MRLWRSVVGKLWLTILFLVCFVLFILTILLLEFFENYHVGQIEKDLSNTAHKVANIVETHSGDDLGKELALEFVDRSMKVMIAYSKDNVYYSPNIHAKDKIPPSTILNDPEFSAVFNNGKSKRKEFAAPSNNTNNRYENVIVAAVPLHVTDNSNGAIFIYRSLDILQETTKQTTRLILLAAGIAIILTTGFAFFLSTRIAAPLRKMREAVFEITKGKFDKKVPILTHDEIGELATAFNQMGKQLKFNINALNQEKEQLRSILSSMADGVLTLNRDGTILITNPPAEKFLQQWFYEQGEDETFLAPEELLLQKVLETEMEQTGEITIQGRTYVIIVSPLYNQESVRGAVVVIRDMTEERRLDKLRDDFIANVSHELRTPVAMLQGYSEAIIDDIAASDEEKKEFAKIIYDETLRIGRLVNELLDLARMEAGHISLVKDDIPIHTFIERVTNKFNGLAKENHVHLSCEIQSTRETFFIDSDRIEQVLTNLIDNAIRHTPENGNVKVKFEETNKGFQINVEDNGSGIPEEDIPFVFERFYKADKARTRGKSGTGLGLAIAKNIVEAHDGNITVKSKVGQGTTFSFFLPK, from the coding sequence ATGAGATTATGGCGAAGTGTTGTCGGAAAACTCTGGCTAACGATTTTATTTTTAGTATGTTTCGTTCTTTTTATATTAACGATTCTATTGCTTGAGTTTTTCGAGAACTACCATGTAGGGCAGATTGAAAAAGATTTATCTAATACAGCTCATAAAGTAGCTAATATTGTGGAGACACATTCTGGTGATGATCTTGGAAAAGAGTTGGCTCTGGAATTCGTCGATCGATCAATGAAAGTAATGATTGCATACAGCAAGGATAATGTTTATTATTCTCCAAATATTCATGCGAAGGATAAAATACCTCCGAGTACAATTTTAAACGATCCGGAATTTTCAGCAGTATTTAATAATGGGAAGAGTAAAAGAAAAGAATTTGCTGCCCCGAGTAACAACACGAATAATAGATATGAAAATGTGATCGTTGCTGCTGTTCCATTACATGTAACTGACAATAGCAATGGGGCTATTTTTATTTATCGGTCGTTAGATATTTTGCAAGAAACGACAAAACAAACAACAAGGCTCATATTATTAGCAGCTGGAATTGCTATTATATTAACTACTGGTTTTGCGTTCTTTTTATCAACTAGAATAGCAGCTCCATTAAGAAAAATGCGTGAAGCAGTTTTTGAAATTACTAAAGGTAAATTTGATAAAAAGGTGCCGATATTAACCCATGATGAAATTGGGGAGTTAGCTACTGCTTTCAATCAAATGGGAAAACAACTAAAGTTTAATATAAATGCTTTAAATCAAGAAAAGGAACAGCTTAGAAGTATTTTAAGTAGTATGGCAGATGGAGTCTTAACATTGAATCGTGATGGAACGATATTAATAACAAATCCACCTGCTGAAAAATTTCTTCAACAATGGTTTTATGAACAAGGTGAAGATGAAACATTTTTAGCTCCAGAGGAATTGCTATTACAAAAGGTTCTTGAAACTGAAATGGAGCAAACAGGTGAAATTACGATTCAAGGTAGGACCTATGTTATCATAGTTAGCCCCCTCTATAATCAAGAGAGTGTAAGAGGGGCAGTAGTAGTCATTCGTGATATGACAGAAGAAAGGCGATTAGATAAGCTTCGAGACGATTTTATAGCCAATGTATCACATGAGTTAAGAACGCCTGTAGCAATGCTGCAAGGATATAGTGAGGCGATCATTGACGATATCGCTGCATCTGATGAAGAGAAAAAGGAATTTGCAAAAATTATTTACGATGAAACATTAAGAATAGGTAGACTTGTTAATGAACTATTAGATTTAGCTAGAATGGAAGCAGGTCATATTTCCTTAGTAAAAGATGACATACCGATTCACACATTTATTGAAAGAGTAACGAATAAATTTAATGGTTTAGCAAAGGAAAACCATGTCCATTTAAGCTGTGAAATACAATCTACTAGAGAAACGTTTTTCATTGATTCAGACCGCATTGAACAAGTTTTAACAAATTTAATCGATAATGCAATCAGACATACACCAGAGAATGGGAATGTCAAAGTAAAGTTTGAGGAAACCAATAAAGGGTTCCAGATTAATGTCGAAGATAATGGTTCTGGGATACCTGAAGAAGATATTCCATTTGTTTTTGAACGATTCTATAAGGCGGATAAGGCGAGAACACGTGGTAAATCTGGTACAGGGTTAGGATTAGCAATTGCTAAAAATATTGTAGAAGCCCATGATGGAAATATAACTGTTAAAAGCAAGGTTGGACAAGGGACGACATTTTCCTTCTTTTTACCTAAGTAA
- the sigX gene encoding RNA polymerase sigma factor SigX — MDSVFNDLHQRYHRDLFQFLFYMVKSRELAEDLVQEVYIRVLKAYQNFEGKSSEKTWLFSIARNVAIDYFRKQKSWKKKLLDTFDWNRSQLKDSSALPEEIIIQSDDMRKLYECLDHCTQDQKMVIIMRYFNELTIAETAEILGWSESKVKITQHRTLKILREMMVEKGQEGGVQRYG; from the coding sequence ATGGACTCCGTTTTCAATGATTTACATCAAAGATATCATCGCGATCTTTTTCAATTCTTATTTTATATGGTAAAAAGTCGTGAACTAGCTGAGGACTTAGTTCAAGAGGTATATATTAGAGTATTAAAAGCTTATCAAAATTTTGAAGGAAAAAGCTCAGAAAAAACGTGGTTATTTTCCATTGCTCGAAATGTAGCAATTGATTATTTTCGTAAGCAAAAAAGTTGGAAAAAAAAATTATTAGATACGTTTGACTGGAATCGCAGCCAATTAAAAGATTCGTCTGCCTTACCTGAAGAAATAATTATTCAAAGTGATGATATGAGAAAATTATATGAGTGTTTGGATCATTGTACTCAAGATCAAAAAATGGTGATTATTATGCGCTATTTTAATGAGTTAACGATTGCAGAAACGGCAGAAATACTTGGATGGTCAGAAAGTAAAGTGAAAATTACACAACATCGTACACTGAAAATCTTGCGAGAAATGATGGTAGAAAAGGGTCAGGAAGGGGGAGTACAACGGTATGGCTGA